The sequence GTATAACTTCTGATTAGTAATCATATTGACCAGGACGGTGATATGTCGATGTTTTACAAGAAAACTAACATTCTGCGGGTGATTAGTGGCTTTGTCATTTCGGTGACCATTGCGCCACTCGCAGTATATGCCAGTGATACCAGTAAGCCGATGACATTTTCTCGTGGGTTTATGAAGTATTACGATAGCGGAATCGATCTGACACAATTTGACGGCGTTGAAAAAATACTGCCGGGGAAATATACGCTTGAGGTTTACAGCAACCTCAAGCCGGTTAATACCTGGACCGTTACCTTTGTGGCTGCAAATAATGAGCAGGGATTCAACGCCTGCATGACGCCCGAAATGGTCGTCCGCTTTGACGTCGACACATCAAAACTTCCCCCCGACTGGTAGCAGAATACCTGCATTATTCTCCCTGAGCTGATTAAAGGCGCGACGGTTAATTATAATGCGGTAGAAGAACAGCTGGATGTCACGATTCCTCAGGCAATGCTGCTGAATACGCCTGCGGGTTACGTAAGCCCGGAGTTATGGGATAACGGCGTACCGGCGCTGATGTCCTCCTATACCCTTAGCGCCACCAGTTCACGTTATCGCCCCGCTCAGGACAACGCGACCTATCTCTACAGCAATTTGCACAACACCCTCGCACTGGGGGCATGGCGTTTTACGACCTACGACAGCCTGAGCTCCGGCAGCGACACGGAAAATACCGGCGTACAGCATATCCAGGCCTATGCAGAGCGGGCCATTGCGCCGCTGCAATCGCAGATAGTGCTGGGCGATCTGAACACCACCGGTGATTTTTTTGACACTACCGCCCTGCGTGGCGTTCGTCTCGCCACGGACGATCGCATGCTTCCCGACTCGGTACGCAACTATGCCCCGGTGGTGCGCGGCATCGCCAACAGCAACGCCACGGTGACCATCAAGCAGGCTGGCAACACCCTGTATGAAAAAGTGGTGCCGCCTGGGGAGTTCGCCATCAGCGATCTCTATGCGACCGGCTATAACGGCGATCTTGAGGTCACCGTAAAAGAGACAAACGGCAAAGAGTCCTACTTCGTGGTCCCCTACTCCAGCGTGCCGCAGCTGCTGCGCGAAGGTTACTCCCGCTACTCTGTGGCTGCGGGTGAAATCCGCGATACCTGGCTGAAAGAGGATCCGAAAGCGGTTGAGGGCACGTTTCAGTACGGCTTATTCAATAACTTTACCGGCTACGTTGGCGGACAGAGCGCGTTCGAAGGTGATTATGCGGCGCTGATGACCGGTTTTGCGATTAACACCCGTCTGGGCGCATTAGGCGTAGACGTGACGCGCTCTTTCACCCGCTTCGAGGGGCAGCCGGACACCGCAGGCTGCGGCACGTTCTGCAATATGAGCCTGCGCATTAGCCTGGCGAAGACCCTCCCGACAACCGGGACGAACTTCAGCCTGATTGGCTATCGCTACTCCAGCGCGAATTTCTACTCCCTGAGCGACGCGGTCAGCCTGAAGCGCTCGATTGAAGCCGATGAAGAAGACTTTCTCCCGGAACGCTATCGCGAGCGACTGGAAGCCAACATCAACCAGACGCTTCCCGCCGGTTGGGGAAGCTTCTACGTCAGCGGGTTTGTGGGCAACGTCTGGAATAACGAGCAGGGCCGGAATGAAAAGTCGAACTTCGTGCTGGGCTACAACAACCAGTTTGGCATCACGACCTGGGGGATCTCCCTTGGCCGCACCAATAACGACGATGGCGACCACGAAGATACGCTCTACCTGAACGTGAGCATGCCGCTTGGCCACCACTACGAGAAGCAGGCTCGCCTGGGGGCCAACTTTAGCTATAACAGCGAAGAAGCCAACTTCCGTACCTCGCTGAACGGCTCCGCCGGGGAACGCTCACAGTTTGGCTTTGGCGGCTATTTCAGCCAGTCCAACACACCGGAAACTAACTTCGGCATGAACCTCTCCTACACGGGCGAGAGCGCCTCGGGCGGGATGACCTACAGCCAGTCCCGGGACTCCTTTATGGGAGGGGTCAACCTGAACGGCGGCGTGGTGGTGCATGAAGGCGGCATCAACTTTGTGCCGACCCTCGCAGACACCATTGGCATCGTGGAAGCAAAAGGCGCAGAAGGCTCCCGCATCTACCCGGATTCCCAGGCCGTCATCAAAGACAACGGCTACGGCATTGTCGGGTATCTGGTGCCTTACAAGTACAACGAGGTGTACGCCGACCCGAAAGGCACCGCGTATACCGTCGAGGTCGACGACACCCGCCGAACCATCGTGCCAACCTCCGGCGCGGCAGTGCTGATCAAAATGGACACCCAGGCCAATCGCCAGAGCTTTGTGCGCTTTATGCAGCCTTCCGGCGAAGTGATCCCATTTGGTGCGTCGGTACTGGACGAATCGCACAACGCGATCGGCATGGTCGGTCAAAACGGCGTGGCGATGGTGGCGCTTAAGGAAGGCCAAAACGTCTTTACCCTCCAGTGGAAGAAAAATAAAAAGCCCGCGCAGTGCGGTGCGCGTTATGTGAAGCAAGGCACTGAGGACCGACCAACCAAGGAAGAAGCGTTTAAGGCTATTGAAATTACCTGCATCAATAACGGGGCAACACCATGAAACGGATTTTTACGGCTGCGCTGATTCTTTTATCCACGGCGTTTATCTCTTTAACGTGCAACAACGCCTATGCGGCGTTGTGCACCCTCACGTCCCCGTTGGCGACGCTGAATATCATGGACGACATCACGCTTAACGTCATAAAGCAGCGTGAAGTCGGCAAGGTTTTATGGAGCAAAACCTATCAGGTGCCGGACGTCAGCTACACCTGCGACGCGTCCACCCAATCTTCATGGCATTCAAGCTATTCGCGAAGCTATATCCGGTCGCAGATTGATCATGTCTATAACACCGAAATCCCGGGGATAGGCATTCGCATGCGATGGCCCACGCAGACCGAATCTTCATGGCTGCCGGGTAACTCGGGTTCGCCGACCACGTGCTCCACCGGTTGTGGAGTGAAAAACAGTACGGTTCTGGTGGAAATGGTCCAGACCGGCTCGATGCCTGAAGGGGAATACTTTATTCCAGCGGGTAAGGTGGCGGAGGCACTGGTGATCCCGTCCGCCGATGAAAGCGAAAAACTGCCGATTATGGCCATCAACTTTGGTGTTGCCATTAAGGTGGTTACCGCCTCGTGCTCCATTTACCCCTCGGCAACAAACGTCGATTTAGGCACCTATAACATCGCCGATTTTCAAAACGACGATACTTTTCAGGGTGTTAAAAAAGACTTCAGCATCACCGTGGGCTGCCCTTCTACGGAACAAATTGGCATCACTTTCAACTCCTTAATTAACACCCCTTTAGGCGCGTTGACCGGTGTGATCGGCGTTGAAAGCGGCGATGGCTATGCAAGCAATTTCAGTATTCGCCTTTTTGAGAAGAACTCAACCGCGATCACGCTGGGTAAGGAGAAGGTCTATACCGCCTCCACGCTCACCAAAAACTATCAGGCACAAATCTATGTTGGCGGCGGGGTCGATCGTAAGACGGCCCTCACCCCCGGCAAAGTTGTCGGCGCCGTTCAATACACCGTTGTCATTAAATAACGCTCAGGGAGAGAGTGATGCGTTGTCATTTTAAAATCAAAAACGTCCTGTTTTTACTGCCTTTATTACAGGTGGCCCATGCCGCCATACTGCCCTCAGTTCAGAACAAGCAGGAACTTGACCGCCTGGAGCGGCAGAGTAACCAGTATCTGATTGAAGAGGCGAAAAGAACGGAAGCGTTGCTGCAACAGCAGCGCGCAATTCGCGGCGAAGACGCGGAGACCGGCCTGCCGGCAAATTCATCGTGGAAGTTCAACGTAACCCGGATCGAGATCCTCGACGATCATCTGTTCGACGGATCGCCGCAGCGCGAGGAGATCGTCCAGCGCTATCTGGGTAAGGATCTTGGTAAATCTGACATTTTCACCTTAGTGAAAGAGTTAACGGATTTTTATATTTCCCGTGGCTATGCCACCACTCTTATCAGTATCGACCCCGGCAACATCAAGAGCGGTACGCTTAAGCTTCGCGTGCTGTGGGGAAAGATTAACGATTTTAAGGTGAACGGCCAGACACCGGGCCTGCGTGATAGCACGCGTCTTTTTACCGCCTACCCGTTTGCCAAAGACAAGATCCTCAATATGCAGGATGTCGACCAGATGGTTGAGAACCTGATGCGGGTCTCGGAGAGGGATAATATTAGCGTTGAACCCTCAATCATTAATGGCTATTCCGATCTTAACCTGATTCATCAGCCCTCATTTCCGATTGACGCGGCGGCGGGGTTAAATAACTCCGGGAGCAAATCAGAAGGCTGGCAGCAATATTACGGCAGCCTGACGGCAAAAAATATTGCCGGATTAAACGACATTTTTAATGCGTATTACTCGTGGAACGATCTGAAAAATAATAATGATAAACAGGACTCCTGGTCATTTAGCTACAGCGTGCCGCTGGGCTATTGGGGGTTTGATACCAGCTATTACAAATCCGAATACGAAAAAGGCATCGACGGCGGCTTCGGCATTTACGATTCCGATGGCACGTCAGAGCGTGCATCCCTGCGTATCAGCCGCATGCTGATGCGTGGCGCAACGGGCAAAACCAGCGCCTGGATGAAAGTCGAACGCCGGGATAACTACAACGGCATCGAAAACGCGCGCATTGACGTTAGCTCAAAAACCTACACCTCGCTGGCGTCGGGCCTGACCTACGTTGGCGCCATGGGCGGTGGCTGGTTCTATGGCGATCTGAGCGTCACCGCGGCGGTGCCGTGGTTTGGTTCAGCCCGCGACGGCGATAAAGACCTTGAGGGTTTCGACGTCGATTATCTGAAATACAACGGCATTGCCTCCTGGACGCGCCCGCTCGCTAAGTTTGGCCGACTCGGCATGACCTACGAGCTGAACAGCGGTTTTCAGTACACGCCGGATGTGCTGGTGAGTGATGCCAAAGTGACTATCGGCGATGAATACACCGTTCGTGGTTTCAAAGACGATAACGTGATGAGCGACAGCGGCGCGTGGATTGCCAATAGCCTGCAGTTTCCTTTCGATATTGGACTGGCCGGTATTTACCAGCTGACTCCCTATATTGGCTACGACGCTGGCTTCACAAAAGATAATTGCCCGAAAGGCGTCAATGTCTGCGACAGCCAATTCATGATGGGCGCATCAGTGGGCGTTAAAGCCACTGGCAGCCATTTCTCTTCCTACGTTATGGCAGGGTGGCCCGTTAAAAAACCAGACTCAATGGAAGAAGAAACCGTCGATAACACGGTGGTTTATTACAAAACGGAAATTAACTTCTAACAAAGGGAAGAATAATGAAAAACAAAAACACACGCAGCGGAAAAATAACCACGCGCAATTTGCATAAGCGGCTCTGCCCATTATATCTGTCTTTGGCCGGCATTTTCTCGGCCCCGGTCGATGCGGCAACCACGCCTGATAATCGTCAGTCGAAAGGCCCTACCATGGGCCAGGCGGCCAACGGCACGCCCGTGGTGAATATTGCCGATCCTAATGCGAAAGGCATCTCCATGAATAAATTCAACGAATTTAACGTTGAAAAACAGGGGATGATCTTTAACAACAGCATGCAGGACGGCGTAACGAAAATTGGCGGCTATGCGGTAAAAAACGCCCAACTGCAGCACGAAGCCAGCGCCATTATCAGCGAAGTAACGGGTGCGAAAGCGTCCTACATTAACGGCACGATGGAAGTTTTCGGTAAAAAGGCCGACATCATCATTGCCAACGAAAACGGCATTAGCGTGAACGGCGCAACCACCATCAATGCCAACAGCCTGACCCTCAGCACCGGTAAAGTGCAGGCAAATAACGACGGTTCCTATAAGCTGGCGGTCGAAAAAGGGGCGGTATCCGTCACCGGTCAGGGCATTAATACCGACGGGCTGGGCTACTTTGACATCGTTAGCCGCAGCGCGCAGCTGGAAGGCGAAATTGCCGGTAAAGCAGACATCAAAGTGCTGGCGGGCCAGAACGACTACGACCTTGCGACCCGTAGCCACACCGTGCGTAACAAAGGCGACGGACGGGGTCCGGCCGTGGCTATCGACGGTAGCGCGCTTGGCTCCATGTACGGCGGAAAGATCCAGCTAATCAGCACCGAATCCGGGGCGGGCGTCCGTCATGCCGGCGGCATTATCGCCAGCAGCGATCTCGAGATCAGTGCGGATGGCGACATTACGCTCGCCAGCCTGTCGAGCGAGAAAAATATGTCGCTCTCCGGCAAGAATATCACCCTGAACAAATCCACTTCCGGCGTTCAGGCAAAAAACGACATTATCATGAACGCCCTGGCGGGCATCACGCTGAATAACGACGTGATCGCCTCAACCGGCAAAATCCGCATTGATGCCAGCTCGCTGGTGCAAAATGCCGCCTCGCTGGTAACCAACAGCACCACCACCACCGTTCCGGCGATTCAGATTAACGTCGCGGGCCAGTATACCCTGAACGGCAAACTGCAGGCGCTGGACGCCAACGGCAAGGTCATTGCAGACGGCGTCGTGACGCTGAAAAACGGCGATTTCGTTGTGAAGGTCAACGGCGTTGAAGTGCCGTTTGCCTCGCTGATCTCGGATACCCAGGTGATCAGCCACAGCGGTGACGTACAGATTACCGCAGGCAGCATGAATAACGGCGGCGGCAGCGTCCTGGCGAAAAAAGGCACCCTGCAGTTCACCCTGAAAGAGGCCTTTGTGAACAGCGGCTCCGTCAGCGCCACGGGGGACCTGACGATTGCGTCCGGCTCACTGAAGAACGACGGCGTGCTGTACGCATCCAATAACCAGACGCTCCGCGTCGGCAACCTGGACAACAACGGCCGCATCTTCGCGGAAAAACGGCTGGTGATGAACGCCAGCGCGCTGAACAACCGTGGAAACATCGGTGCGACCACTGACGCACTGCAGGTCACCACGACCGGCAATTTGACCAACAGCGGCACCCTCGTGGGTGATGCGGCAGCCGTCAGCCTGAACGTCGGCGGCGACGTCGACAACAGCGGTAACATCATCAGCAACGAAAAAGATGTCTCCCTGACTGCCAGCGGTAAATCCATCAAGAACCAGGGCAAAATCGAGGGGAAAAACGTTACCCTGACAGCGTCCAACGCCGACGCGACGCTTGAAAACAGCGGTACGCTGAACGCCAGACAAAAAGCGCAGGTGAAAGCGGCGAAGCTGAATAACAACGGCGGAACCCTGAGCGCAGCGGGCGATGTTGCGCTGAACGTCAGTAAGCAATTAAATAACACCCACGGCGGCGAGATCCTGGCGGGAGAAAACCTTACGCTGGACGGCGCGCAGACGACTGCACTGACCAACGACAATAGCCGGATCCAGGGGAAAAACGTCACCCTGACCAACATGTCCACTCTCACCAACACGGGCGACGCCGTTCTGCTCGCGAGTGGGGCGATGGATCTGTCCGGCACAACAACGCTGACCAACTCGGCCTCCGGCATTCAGGCAACGTCCATCCTGCTGGACCACATCGGCACGCTGAATAACATCAGCGATGCTACCCTCTACAGCAGCGGCAATCTCACTCTGTCCAACATCGGTACCCTCACCAACGATGCGTCTCAGCTGGTTGCAGACGGTGCGCTGGCGATGCTGAACATCACAAACGTATCCAACACCAACAGCGCCGCGATCGTCGGTAGCGGCAGCGTAACAATCAGCAATGTGGATACGCTCCACAACAGCAACAGTGCGGTGATCCAGTCTGAGCATGCCCTCAGCATGAACAACGTGGGTACGCTGAACAACAGCACTGACGCGGCGCTCCTCGCCTCGGGCAACATGACCCTGGACGGTGTGAATACGCTGAACAATGCCTCGGTGATCCTCAGCGATGGCAGCATTACGATGCAGAACGGCGACACGCTGCACAATAACGGCGTCGTGCAGGCGGGCACCGATCTGATTATCCGCAATATCCGAAGCCTGATGAACGACGGGAGCGACCATGTGCTCATGGCCCTGCGGAACCTGACGATCGAGGATGTGGATTCCCTGACCAACTCCAGCCAGGCGGTGATCACGGCCAGCATGAACACGGTGCTGAACGCCGTTGGCGTACTGACTAACCTCTCCGGTGGGGTGATTCAGGCCGTTGATGGGGCGTTAACCGTCGCGGCAAATTCGCTCCTCAACAGCGGCAGTGAAAATGGTTCGAATTCGACTCTGGTGGCGGGCGGCGATGTGATCGTGACGTCAGAGAATGTGACCAACGAGAGTGGCGCGGCCATTGTCTCGACGGATAACAACCTGACGCTGAACGTGAAGAACACCCTTAACAACAGCGATGAAGCCGTGCTCGCAGGGGCAAAAACGACCTCGCTGAATGTTCAGACAGGCAACATCAAAAACACCACTGAAGCAGTCATTGCGGGCACAAATATTGCAGTTGCGACCAAAAACCTGCAAAACGATGCCAACGCCTCCATCACCGCCGACCGGGATCTGCAGCTGACTCTCGCCAGCCTGAACAACACGGCCGGTATTCTTGAGGCCGGACGCGATCTCACGCTTAGCGTTGACAACAGCCTGACCCTCGACGCCAATAACCAGAATATCTACGCCGGACGCGCGATGGCGATCGCCACGCACGGCGACTTTACCAATAGCACCCAGATGGAAGCGATTGGCGATTTGACCGTGAATGCAGACGGTAATTTCACCAACGCCGTCTCTATCGTGACCGGAGGCGATCTCAACGTCACCGCGGGCAATATCACCAACAATGCCGGTAGCCTGCTGTGGACGATGGGCGATATGAGTCTGGAAGCCCGTAACGGTACTTTCTTCAACGGCGTGTCGGGTAACGTGCTCAGCATGGGCGATATGTCGATTATCGCGAAGGAGATCCATAACCAGGCCGGGATCATTCGCGCAGAGAAGGACGTGAATTTAGACGCGGAATCCATCAGAAACGAAAGTAGCTATACCGGCGACGAAATCTCCATGACGGGTTATCAGAACGCCAGTGCGGTATATAGCACCGTTGAGCATCTCGCGACGAAATCTAACACCATGATTAACTTCTCAATGCCGGTTGTGACCTCGGGATTGAGACTGGATCATCAGGCCGAGATCAGCGCGGGCGGCAACATTAATATTAACCAGCGCAATATCTACGACAGAAAACAGATTACAAACAAAGGTGGTCTGATTCAGGCGGCGAAAGATATTACGGTTACCGGTGATATCTACAACTCACCGGAATACGGTGAAATGTCCATTTATGATTATCTGCAGCTGCCGTTAGAGATGCAGGGCGGGCTCACCTATCAGTGGCATTTAGGCGCCTATCATACGTCAACGTGGAACTTTGATACTCTTTACCAGTTCCTCGACTTCGAGTTTGGCAATGGCGCAGCGGCCGGTAAGACAGGCAGTGATGACCCTGAAAAAGCGCTCTGGTACAACGCCGTCGTGATGACCGGCAACGAGTCCACGCTTTTCAACAAAATGATGTCCGACATCTTCGGTGAAACCTGGCAAACCACCGACTACGGTACAATGTGCGGTATCTGGGCGAGCGTAACAGCCTCCAATAATGAGGCATTAAAAAACAATAAAACCTACTTCGTTCCTTCTGAAAAAGGCGAGATCACCGCGGGCGGTAACTTTACGCATAACGGCGGCACGCTGGATAACGGTATTGCGGACGCTGGGGTGATTAACAGCCACAGCGACGTAAGCGATATCGACGTGGGTGAATACACCGTGGATACGGTCATTGCCGGTTACGATGTCCAGGTAAATACCAAGAAAATTGACGAGCTGGCGATGGGCATTAGCCCGATGCCAACCATCAAGGATATGGTCTCCATTCCGGGCATGTTTGAAGTCTCAACCGACTTTAAGAAAACCGCCGAAGCGGAAAAAAATGGCACGGCTTATCCGGGGCCAGCCAACAATATCGTTCCGATCTTTGAAACGCGTCCGTCAATGATCGATCAGAGCGCTTACACAGGATCGGATTACTTCTTCGATCAGGTGGGCTATGACCCGCAGAAGCCGGTTAACGTTATTGGTGATAACTACTTCACCTCAGAATTGATCCGCCGTGAGATCAACAGCTCGGTGGGCAGTTTCTTTTCGATCCGTGATGGTCTGGAAGGCGACGCGCTGGTGCAGGCCCTGATGGATAATGCAGGCTTGGCAGCACAGGACAGCGAGCTGGGGCTGGTTGTTGGTCAATCCCTGACCGAGGAGCAGCGCAACGGACTGGACGCCGATATCGTCTGGTTCGTCAATCAGACGGTGAACGGCGTGGACGTGATGGTCCCGGTCGTGTACCTGTGCCCTGAAACGCTTCGTCAGATGGAGAGCGGAGACGTTAACGGCGGCACCGCGACCGTTCATGCCGGTGGCGATATGAACGTCGACGCGAACAGCATCAATAACGCCAACGGTACAATCTCATCCAAAGGCGACATGACGCTGGTCTCTGATGGGGATATCAACAACGTTAGCAACGGCATGAGCGCGGGTATCTCTGCGGGCGGCGACATCAATATGTCCAGCACCAGCGGCAATATCAATAACAACGGCGCGGCGATTAACGCTGAGGGCGACGTGAACATGTCCGCAGCTCAGGGTGACATCACCATGACGGCCAGCGTAGGGCGCGATGAGAGCGGCAAGCAGGTGATCCACGCCTTTGAGGACGGCGTTACCGCAGGCGGCAGCATTAACATGGAGGCTAAATCAATCACCTCCAACGCGTCGGATATTACGGCGGGTCAGGATGTAAGCATGAAGGCCACCGACGGCGACGTCACCTTCAATGACCTGCATGAAATTGACGCCACGCGTATCATTGATAACGACGTCAGAAGCGCGCTCAACTACACGATGTCTGATACCTCAACCACCACGGGCAAAGCCATTGGCGCGAATGTTTCCGCTGGCGGCAACATGAGTATCGAGGCCAAAAACGACGTGGTGATGGAAGGGGGGACCTACAACGCCCAGACCGGCAGCATCACCGCTGAAAATGACGTGACGATCAAAACGTCCCAGGACGTTGCTCACGAAGAACAGCACAGCTCGTCACGCGAGTTTGTCATCAGCGCGGGCGTCAGCGGCGGCGGCCTGTCGGTTAACACCAGCTACGGCACCATGGACGGCGGCAGCACCGAAACGACCTCCGGCGACTATGTCAGCGCAGGATCAGAATCCGACACCTCCGCTATCGGCAAGAAGCCTGGCCGTGCGCCGGTGAATGATACGGCTGGCTTCACGTTTGGCATGAGCACCTCCAGTGACTCGTCCGTCACCGACAGCAAAAAGAACACCAATGCCGCAATCAACTTTGGCCAGTCCGGGATGATTGAAGCCGGTAAGACCGCTGACATTGGTGGGGCGGATCTCAGCGCGGGCAATGCCCTGACCATCAACGCCGAGGACGTCGCGACCACGAAATATGAAGATGAGATGAAAAACACCTCATCCCATAAAGCGACGTCGTTTGGTATCACGGGTGAAGCCCACAGCACCCTTGTAGATACCTTTGATAAAGCCGGTAACCTGATTGAAAAAGGCACCGAAGGCCAGTCTGCCAACGCCGGAACAACGGCTGCGGAAGTGCTGGGCGAGGCCTCTAACCTGCTGCTCAACGATCTGGCTGGCGGTTCCGTTACCATTGGCGGCAGTTCGTCTAAATCGCACTCGACCTCCACCTCCACGGCGGAAAACATTAACCACATCAGCGCCAATAACGTTTCGATCAACACCAAAAAAGACACCACGTTGAACGGAACAGACATTAGCGGCCAGAACGTTGAAATTAACGCAGGCGGCGATGTGAACATGAATGCGGCGAAATCCACATCCAGCTACAGCAACACCACCGAGGAGCACTCGGCGGGCATCTCGGCTGGGGTGGGCGTGGATCTCTCCGGCGTGAGCGGCGGCGCGTCTGTCGACTACAGCGGCAGCAAAGAGACCGGAACAGGCAACAGCACCAGCTACACCAACAGCACCATTACGGCAGGCGACGTCAAAATTAAGTCCGGCGGCGACATGACCATGAGCGGTGCCAACATTGACGCCAATACCGCGGACGTGGATGTTGCAGGGGATATGACCGTGAACTCCCTTCAGGATACGGTTCACACGGACAACGAGCGTGCCAACTGGGGTGCATCCGTCGGTGTAGCCGTGTCGACGAAAGGCGTGATGCCTACCGGGGCCGTTAACGGCGGCGGCGGCTCAGAGGCTTATGACTCGGCAACCACCGCGAAGCAGTCCGGCATTCACACCACGGGGGACGTGCAGGTGAAAACCGGCGGCGACCTCAACATGGCGGGGGCCAATATCGTCTCTGATAATGGCACCGGTAACGTCAACGTTGCGGGCAATATCAACGCCAAAGACCTGCAAGATACCGTTGAGCAGGACGGCCTGTACGGCGGTGGCGGCGTAGGTATCGGTGGTTTGCCGGGTAAAAAAGGCGGCATTCCATCGGCTAACATCTACGTGGATACGGTCGATGAGATCCACCGTAACGAAACGCAGAAATCCACCATTTC comes from Enterobacter kobei and encodes:
- a CDS encoding hemagglutinin repeat-containing protein, which codes for MKNKNTRSGKITTRNLHKRLCPLYLSLAGIFSAPVDAATTPDNRQSKGPTMGQAANGTPVVNIADPNAKGISMNKFNEFNVEKQGMIFNNSMQDGVTKIGGYAVKNAQLQHEASAIISEVTGAKASYINGTMEVFGKKADIIIANENGISVNGATTINANSLTLSTGKVQANNDGSYKLAVEKGAVSVTGQGINTDGLGYFDIVSRSAQLEGEIAGKADIKVLAGQNDYDLATRSHTVRNKGDGRGPAVAIDGSALGSMYGGKIQLISTESGAGVRHAGGIIASSDLEISADGDITLASLSSEKNMSLSGKNITLNKSTSGVQAKNDIIMNALAGITLNNDVIASTGKIRIDASSLVQNAASLVTNSTTTTVPAIQINVAGQYTLNGKLQALDANGKVIADGVVTLKNGDFVVKVNGVEVPFASLISDTQVISHSGDVQITAGSMNNGGGSVLAKKGTLQFTLKEAFVNSGSVSATGDLTIASGSLKNDGVLYASNNQTLRVGNLDNNGRIFAEKRLVMNASALNNRGNIGATTDALQVTTTGNLTNSGTLVGDAAAVSLNVGGDVDNSGNIISNEKDVSLTASGKSIKNQGKIEGKNVTLTASNADATLENSGTLNARQKAQVKAAKLNNNGGTLSAAGDVALNVSKQLNNTHGGEILAGENLTLDGAQTTALTNDNSRIQGKNVTLTNMSTLTNTGDAVLLASGAMDLSGTTTLTNSASGIQATSILLDHIGTLNNISDATLYSSGNLTLSNIGTLTNDASQLVADGALAMLNITNVSNTNSAAIVGSGSVTISNVDTLHNSNSAVIQSEHALSMNNVGTLNNSTDAALLASGNMTLDGVNTLNNASVILSDGSITMQNGDTLHNNGVVQAGTDLIIRNIRSLMNDGSDHVLMALRNLTIEDVDSLTNSSQAVITASMNTVLNAVGVLTNLSGGVIQAVDGALTVAANSLLNSGSENGSNSTLVAGGDVIVTSENVTNESGAAIVSTDNNLTLNVKNTLNNSDEAVLAGAKTTSLNVQTGNIKNTTEAVIAGTNIAVATKNLQNDANASITADRDLQLTLASLNNTAGILEAGRDLTLSVDNSLTLDANNQNIYAGRAMAIATHGDFTNSTQMEAIGDLTVNADGNFTNAVSIVTGGDLNVTAGNITNNAGSLLWTMGDMSLEARNGTFFNGVSGNVLSMGDMSIIAKEIHNQAGIIRAEKDVNLDAESIRNESSYTGDEISMTGYQNASAVYSTVEHLATKSNTMINFSMPVVTSGLRLDHQAEISAGGNININQRNIYDRKQITNKGGLIQAAKDITVTGDIYNSPEYGEMSIYDYLQLPLEMQGGLTYQWHLGAYHTSTWNFDTLYQFLDFEFGNGAAAGKTGSDDPEKALWYNAVVMTGNESTLFNKMMSDIFGETWQTTDYGTMCGIWASVTASNNEALKNNKTYFVPSEKGEITAGGNFTHNGGTLDNGIADAGVINSHSDVSDIDVGEYTVDTVIAGYDVQVNTKKIDELAMGISPMPTIKDMVSIPGMFEVSTDFKKTAEAEKNGTAYPGPANNIVPIFETRPSMIDQSAYTGSDYFFDQVGYDPQKPVNVIGDNYFTSELIRREINSSVGSFFSIRDGLEGDALVQALMDNAGLAAQDSELGLVVGQSLTEEQRNGLDADIVWFVNQTVNGVDVMVPVVYLCPETLRQMESGDVNGGTATVHAGGDMNVDANSINNANGTISSKGDMTLVSDGDINNVSNGMSAGISAGGDINMSSTSGNINNNGAAINAEGDVNMSAAQGDITMTASVGRDESGKQVIHAFEDGVTAGGSINMEAKSITSNASDITAGQDVSMKATDGDVTFNDLHEIDATRIIDNDVRSALNYTMSDTSTTTGKAIGANVSAGGNMSIEAKNDVVMEGGTYNAQTGSITAENDVTIKTSQDVAHEEQHSSSREFVISAGVSGGGLSVNTSYGTMDGGSTETTSGDYVSAGSESDTSAIGKKPGRAPVNDTAGFTFGMSTSSDSSVTDSKKNTNAAINFGQSGMIEAGKTADIGGADLSAGNALTINAEDVATTKYEDEMKNTSSHKATSFGITGEAHSTLVDTFDKAGNLIEKGTEGQSANAGTTAAEVLGEASNLLLNDLAGGSVTIGGSSSKSHSTSTSTAENINHISANNVSINTKKDTTLNGTDISGQNVEINAGGDVNMNAAKSTSSYSNTTEEHSAGISAGVGVDLSGVSGGASVDYSGSKETGTGNSTSYTNSTITAGDVKIKSGGDMTMSGANIDANTADVDVAGDMTVNSLQDTVHTDNERANWGASVGVAVSTKGVMPTGAVNGGGGSEAYDSATTAKQSGIHTTGDVQVKTGGDLNMAGANIVSDNGTGNVNVAGNINAKDLQDTVEQDGLYGGGGVGIGGLPGKKGGIPSANIYVDTVDEIHRNETQKSTISVGGTTSKGTTGEINTNKDEMSVVTRDEKEAGNNISYTLADPGIGKKKKGSYDVDTPSDHRNGGGSSKHSGDGTKKKEDTPAKPAHSEAVPAVTPSKADNLKPAPKPADSTTKTDTTPSGTAHSEAVPAVKPSKADDLKPAPKPADSTTKTDTTPSETAHSEAVPAVTPSKADDLKPAPKPADSTTKTDTTPSETAHSEAVPAVTPSKADDLKPAPKPADSTTKTDTTPSETAHSEAVPAVTPSKADDLKPAPKPADSTTPKKKWDVPNTNYPTLSPGSATGKTGKDMPKTPEHRKWNGDMTNGVAPSSNPKGTDVKLSPGSSTGQTGMDMPKTPEHKQWNGDMTNGVTPSSNPKGTDVKLSPGSSTGQTGMDMPKTPEHKQWNGDMTNGVAPSSNPKGTDVKLSPGSSTGQTGMDMPKTPEHKQWNGDMTNGVAPSSNPKGTDVKLSPGSSTGQTGMDMPKTPEHKQWNGDMTNGVAPSSNPKGTDVKLSPGSSTGQTGMDMPKTPEHKQWNGDMTNGVAPSSNPKGTDVKLSPGSSTGQTGMDMPKTPEHKQWNGDMSATAQPKQWLPLMAETPINIYAKVTITFQDEQLS